DNA sequence from the Polyangiaceae bacterium genome:
GCAAGGTGCGAGGTCGCGTGATGCTGCCGAAGGACGCGTCCGAAGACGACGCTCGCGCCGCCGCGCTCGCAGACGAACACGTGCAACGTTCCATCGCGGGCAAGCCGGTGAAGAAGCTGATCTACCGCCCCGGCAAGATCATCAACTTCATCATCTGAGCAGATGCGCACGCTGCCTGGGCTCGTTTTGGAGGGGAGCTGCACACCCGGGCAGCGTTTGCGTGCGGAAACCGAGGTTGCCTACATGGCCGCACCTGAGCAGGCGTCGCTGAGCCTTTGCGACGCTGAAAAGATGCGCCGATGTGGATAGGTTGTTGTTTCCCGTGAAACCTTGGACGCGTCGCCAGTCTCTCTTCTCCCTTGGTCTGCTGGGCTTTTCGCCGCTCGTCGGTTCGGGGGCGAGCGGCCTTTTTGGTTGTGGATATTCGCCTGTGTTGAGCGGCCAGCAGGGCGGGTTGGATGTTGGAGGCGAAGCCCCGCTGGTACCTGAACCTTTGGTCCTGCGCGCGGTGCTACGCGGCGCTCGCGATCGCCTGGCTGAGCTCGGTGCGTTCGAGGCGAGGGGGGCGACGATGCTGATGATTCAGGTGCTGCGTCTGGACGAGTTCGGGGCGGCTCCTCGCGCGTCGGCCGGGCTGCCGAAAGGACGTTCGGAGGAGCTCGTGCTCAGGGCGCGCGGGGAGGTGCGCGAGGCGGGAGATCTGGTCTTCGAGCGTGAGCTCAGCCGGCGGACCTTGGTGGCGGCGAGCGCTGGCCTCGATCTGGATCGAGATGCTGCGTTGATCCGCCTGGGCAGGGACGTGGGGCGCGCACTGGCTTCGGCGGCGCTTGGGCTGGCGACGCCCACCGAAGGCTGAGACAGGGCGTTCGCGCCACCCGGGAAGCTGAGCTCAGGGCCCACGACGTGACCTTGGCAGCGACAATCGGTCGCAGGTTGGTGGCTAGCTGACGGAACCGTCCCCGGCTTGCTACCGCATCGCTGAGGCTGTGTTACGGTTTCGCCGCCATGATCACCATCGGCTGCGCAGGCTTCGCGGTTCCGGCGACCCGCTACTTCAAGGAGTACCTCTTCGTGGAGGTGCAAGAGACGGCGATTCACACGCCCGGGCCGGGTACGATCCGGCGCTGGCGCCGCGAGGCGCCCGAAGGCTTCGAGTTCGCCCTGCTAGGCCCGCGTCAGGTTGGTCAGGAGGGGTTCCGTTCCGGCAAGGTCATCGAGACCGCTCTGGAGACTTTGGAAGAGGTCGCCGAGGAGCTGGACGCCAAGACGGCGGTCTTCGTGGCCCCGCCAGATTTCGGACCCAATCGCGCCAACAAGGCCGCACTCAAGGAGTTCTTGGAGTGGGTGAAGGGGCGCCGCTTCGACCGCATCGTGTTCGAGGTGGGTGAGGGCTGGAAGGCTGAAGAAGCCGACGCCATCGCTGAGGAGACACAGACCTCGCTGCGCGGGATCCGCTGCAGCATGGGGCCTCGAAGCGTCCCCATGCGTACTACCGGATGCCCGGTCCGGCAGGCTACAAGTCCCGCTACGAGGATCCAGCGATCGAGCGCCTAGCAGAGATCGCCCGCGACGCGGACCACGCCGAGGCCACCTACGTCTTCGCCAACGTGGACACGTTCTGCAGACGCCAAGCGCTTCAAGAAGCAGCTCGGCCTGTAGAAGCTGACGAGGGCGGTTTTTGGGGAGGTCGCGGGAAGGCGCTGGACTCCTGCACGTGCGCTCTGTCGCGCTTCGCGCCGATGTCCGGCGCACAACGCGCAACGCGCGCCTTCGGGCGCGCGTCGCGATATCGAACCTGCTCACTTCAGGGGTGAAGTCCAAGCAATGCGTGCTGCAGTTGGTGTTCATGCACGCGTACAGGTCGTCGGTCGCCGTCGCCTGAACCCGCCGCAGTCTGGGGTGATGCAGGCAGGCGCCTCGTTCACGATCTGGTCGTAGGTCTTGGTGTTGTTCGGGTCAGCGGTCGCCGCCTGGATCTTGCTGATCTGCAGAAGATCTCGCCTTCCTCGTCGCCGTTCGGGCCGCCCCAACCGCAGGGGTTCCCCGGGTTGGTTGCCGTGCATGCGTTGTACTCTGCACAGCAGCTGGTCTTGACGCAGGCCTCACAGGAGTTGTCGCTGTTTGGGTCCAGTCCGCTGCAGTCACCGGGCGTGTCCATCGGACGCTCGCCCACATCGGGATCACACAGGTAGGCGCCACCGGTGCCAGCTGTCCCGCCGGTGCCAGCGGTGCCAGCAGTGCCGGCCGTTCCGCCGGTTCCACCCGTGGCGCCGGTTCCGCCCGTGGCGCCGGTTCCGCCGCTGCCGCTCGAGCCGCTGCTGCCAGCGTTACCACTGCTGCCAGCGTTGCCGCCGGTGTTGTCGTCGTCACCGCTGGTGACCACACAGCCTGACGCAAACAGCGTCGCCGCAAAGCCCAAGATCGCGATCTTATTCCAAGTCATGTTCATGTGCGTGTACTCCCTTGATCCCGTTCGGTGGCGTCCACCGCCGTATCAGTCAGTTGGAAAAGGTGCCGGGGCACCGGGTTCATTCGCGCAAAACCGTCTCTGCTTGGGCCGAGCACCGCGAGCCGGATGCTTCTAGACCGAGGCCGCCACACGAATACAGCGACTTCGAATCGATTACGGTACCCCAGCCCTCTAAATTCCCAACAGTCCCCGCCTGCCAGTGGCGGAACACCTTGCCCGATATCATCACCCTCGGTTGAGGCTTGCTGCAAGCTTACACCGAGGCGCTCGGATGGACGAGCGCGGTGGGGCGCTTATTCGCCCGCGTCTGCATAGACGAACTCGAGGCACGTTGGCCTACGGGCAGGGCGGGCGTTTCCGCGGGTGATCAGCCTCCGCCGTGGCGGCCACGCCGGTGCTTGCGGTGGATGTCAGGTGATGTGGGACTCGCCGTGTGTTCAGGCAGCGGGTTTCGCCGCGGACTTCCGGCGGACGAAAACCAGGGCGGCCATGACCAGCGTGGCGAGCCACCACGGCAGCTCGCCCAGAACGCGAAACACCGTGCCACCGTCCAGCCACGCGATCTGCGCCGCGGCGGTTTGCTGCTTGAAGGTCTCGGTGTGCGCCACGACGCGGCCAACGGGGTCCACGATCGCGCTCACCCCACTGTTGGTGCTGCGCACGAAGAAGCGCCGTTGCTCGATGGCTCTGAGCTTGCTCAGCGCCAGATGGATCCAAGGCTCCGTCGTGTCGCCAAACCACGCGTCGTTCGTGATGTTCACCAAGAGCTGGGCATCCCCGCTCTTCATGATCGAGTTCACGAAGCTCGGGATGATGTCTTCATAGCAAATGAACACCGCGAGCTGGTGCTCACCAAACGGGACTGGCTTCGCCTCCGTGCCTGGAGTGAAGCGTCCTGAGTGGGGCGACATCTCGTACAGCTTGGGAAAGGTCTCTCCGAACGGCAGGTACTCGCCAAAGGCCAGCAGGTAGTGCTTGTTGAAGCGACCGACGACTTTGCGCCCCGTGGCTGGGTCACTGACCATCGCCGAGTTGAACAGCACGTAGCCCCGCGCGTCATCCACCCGGCGCACCAAGATAGCGCCGAAGACCGCTGGCGCGCCGATCTGAGGCAACACGTTGCGCTCGTAGTAGGTCGCGGCGTTCCGCTCATCCATCGCGCGAGCAACCGCGGTTTCGGGCCACACCACCAAATCGAGCGGGCCTTCTTTGCGGATCAGCTCCTGGCTCAGCCGCACGTGTCGGCGCAGGCCGCCCTCCTTGTCTTCGCGTTTGGCGATCAGGCTCATATTGGCCTGAACCACACCCACCTTCGCCTTGGGGGCTGCGGCGACCGCTGCGTCGACCTGAGAGATGCGCAGGGCACCATACCCTGCGGAAACAAGCGGAAGCGCTACCAAGACTCCCACCAGTCGCCAGTTGACCTGACGTTGGTCGAGCTTCGCGAAGACCAGCTCGCTCAGCGCCCAGTTCGGGGCGACGAGCATCAAGCCGACCAGGATCGGCCCGCCGAGCTCCGCGAGCTGGAGCAGCGCCGGCACCTGGTGCACCGTGGCCGCGTAGTACCAGGGAAACAGCAGCGGGAAGGTCAGCTCGCTGGCAGCGAACGCTAGGCAAAAGACCGGCCCTGCGGGCCACCCACGGTGGGTAGCCCGTCCATACAGCCAGCCCATGAAGCCGATGCGCCCGCCCTGATAGCCACACAAGATGCTCATGAAGAGCAGGCACAGCGGGGTTCCGAAGCCGCTGAAGGTCTTCAGCATGTCGATGAGCCAGTAGAACCCGGTCATCGTCATGGTGAAGCCAGCCATCCAGCCGAGCCCCATCGCACGCCGGGTCGGCTGATTGCGCATCGCGATGATCAGCGGCGCGAGCCCGACGAAGGCGAGGGGCCACAGATCGATCCCGGGAAACGCCAGGAAGTACAAAAAGCCGGACAGGATGGCCAAGGGGTACGCCACCTTGGCCGGGAGCGCGGGGCCAAGGGTTGCGGGCGGCGGCTTGGCCTGCGTTTCGCTGGCCGTGTGCGCTTCGCTGGCCGCTTCGCCTTGCTCGGGTGTTGAGTCGGTCTTGCGCTTCTTGCGTTTCTTTGCGGAAATGCCCTTGGCCTGCTTGGGCGGCGTCGCATCGTCCGCGGGCGCCGTCTGCGGAGCTGGTTCGGAAGAAGCCGCAGCTTCCTCTTCGACGGGCGGCGCCTCCGCAGTGGGCGCCGCCTCGCTGGGGGCGTCCTCGGTGAGGTCCGGGCTGGAGTCTCGTTCGTCGCTCACTTGAGTGCCTTCTTCACCTTGGCGACCACGTCAGCCAGCTTGAATGGCTTGGTGATGTAGTGCTTGGCGCCCACTTGGATGCCGCGGATCTGGTCCTGTGCGTCGCCCTTGGCCGTGAGGAACATGAGCGGCAGGCGCGCGAGGCCGGGCAGCAACCGCAGCCGCTCCGCGAGCCCGAAGCCGTCGATTCCGGGCATCATCACGTCCAGCATCGCGAGATCGGGCGGGTTCTTCGCGGCCATCGCGAGGGCCGCGCCAGCGTTGAGGGCGACGTCGATGTCGAACTCACCCATCAGCGCGCGGCCAAGCAGGCGCGCGATGTCTGGATCGTCATCCACGATCAAGATGCGACGCTTTCGAGCCCCGGTTCCCAGCATCGGGAGCTCCGACTACTTGTCGCGCTTGATGACGTGGAAACCGAAGCCGGTCTCCACAGGGGCCTTGGTCACTTCACCTGGCTTGAGCGCGAACGCGGCGTCAGCGAAAGGCTTTACCATCTGGCCCTTGCTGAAATCTCCAAGCGAGCCGCCGCGAGGAGCAGAAGGCCCGTCGCTGTTCTTCTTCGCTAGCTCAGCGAAGTCTGCGCCGGGCTTGGAAGCCTCCTTCGCTAACTTTTCGGCCTCGGCCTTGGCTTGCTCTTTGGTGCGCGTCACCGTGGGGTTCGCGCGCTGGGCGCCTTTGTAGGCGATGAGGATATGAGACGCGGTGATGCGCTCTTCCGCTGGTGCTGCCAGCGGCTGCGGCTCGGCGGGCTTCGGAGCAGGCGTGGGCGCTGGAGCAGCGGCCTTCACCGTCTGCGGGCTGGGCCGGTCGTTCGAGTCGATTTGGGGAGCGGTGAGGTTGCTGCAACCCGCGCACAGCACCAAGCAAAGCAATAGCGACTTGTTCATGGCTCTCTGACAGAGGGCGATAGCAGTAGCGCGCAGCGTTGCAAACACCAGAAGCGCCCGCAGCCCCGGATCCCGCGCGAGAGTAGGGTTTGCGCTCGATCTGCCTGACCAGAGAGCGACCAGCGGCGCCCGGCTCCGAGCGGTTGGGGAGGAAACGGTGCTTGCTGAGGCACCGCGGTTGCGGGCGCGTGTGTTGCCCGAGTCGCAACTGCGCGGGTGCGGTGCGCCAGCTTGGACGGGCTCGAACGGCTGCCGTGTGGTGCGTGGAGGCATGCCTCACCCCCAAATCTCGATGCGACGGCAGGCGTGCCTTCGGATACGCGTTGGCAGGGCGTTGTGAGGCTCGGGGCGGTTCCGCGGAGAAAAGAACCTGCCGCGGCGCGTCGACCGATGAAGGCGAACGACTGCTTGCCCAAGCGTTTTCGTTGGCGGTGTTTGAGCTGATGCCGCTGTAAACTGGAAGCATCAACGGAATGGCGAAGCCGAGCGAGTGGGCGCGCTTGCGCTTGCAACTCGCAACCTAGAAAGATGCGCGTGCTCCGGGAGTCTGCACTCCCGCTGTCTGCCCCTCACAAGAAAGCGAGCGAGCCACCGTGCGGAAGATCCTGCACATCGAGGACGATCCAGCGAATCGACTGCTGGTTAGGAAGCTGCTCAAACCAGCCGGGTTCGAGGTGGTCGAAGCCGAGGACGGCATGGAGGGGCTGCGCAAGGCGCGCGAGGAGCATCCCGATCTGATCCTGGTCGACATCGCCATTCCCGGCATGGACGGCTACGAGGTCACGCTGCGCTTGCGTGCAGAAGAGGCGCTAAAGCAAGTGCCGATCGTCGCCATCACCGCCGAGGGAAACCGCGACACGAGCCTCGCTGTTGGCGCGAACGGCTTCCTCCAGAAGCCCATCGACGCCCGTAGCTTCGCGGACACGATCGCGGGCTTCTTGGGGGGACATCGAGAGCACAACACGCCGGAGGTGAGCGGCGAACATTTGCGCAAGGAAAGTCAGCGCATTGTCGCGCACCTGGAAGAGAAGGTGGCGGAACTCTCTCAGGCGAACCTGCGCATGGTCGAGCTCGACCGCGCCCGCAAGGAGTTCTATCGCAACATCTCCCATGAGCTTGCGACGCCCATGACCCCGATCGTGGGCTACGTGAGGATGCTGCGCGATCACGAGCTCGGGCCGCTGACGAACACCCAGGAGAAGGCCCTGCGCACCATCGACGAGTGCGTCGCCCGACTGCGTGGCCTGATCGACAACCTGCTGGACGTGACCGGCATCGAGACCGGGCGCCTCCGCTTCATGCATCGGGACTACGACATGAGCGATTTGGTGCGTCGCGTGGCTTCGCGCGCCCAGCACGCGCTGCGTGAGAGGCACCTGGAGCTGCATCACGAGTTACCGCGCGGAAGAATGCCTGGCTGGGGCGATGCGGAGCGCCTCTCGCGAGCCTTTGGGCAGCTGCTCGACAACGCCATCAAGTTCACCCCGGAAGGCGGCCGCATCGGCGTTCGGGTGCAGCGCATCGACGGGGACTACGAGATCTGCGTTGCGGACACCGGGCCTGGAGTGCCGCCGAGCGCCGTCGCGCGGCTTTTCGATCCGTTCTACCAAGTGGACGGCTCACCCACGCGGGCATTCGGCGGGACCGGAGTGGGTCTCGCCATCGTGCGCGGAATCGCGCGGGGCCACGGCGGCGACGTACGTGTCGAGTCGCCCGCGCAACTGAGCCTCGGTGGCGCCGATTTCAACGGTTCGGCGTTTTACCTGCGAGTGCCCGAGCGGGCCCCGCTGCTTGCTGACGAGAGCCACAGCGTGTCGGCCGCGGCGCAGGCCGAGTGATGTGGTAGCAGTGAGAGCTGCGTGACCAGAACGCAGCAAATCTACCTCGATTGGAACGCGACCACGCCGCCCGCGCAGAGCGTGCTGGCGGCGATGGACGCGGCGCGGTCTCACGCCTGGGCGAATCCAAGCAGCGTGCACGGAGCGGGGCGAGCCGCTCGGCGACTGATCGAAGACACCCGAGAGCGCCTTGCTGGGCTACTCGAGCTGCAGGCGAGGGATGTGGTCTTCACCGGAGGTGGCACCGAGGCGAACAACCTCGCACTGGCTCACGCCCCTGGTCTCGCGCTCAGTCGCTTGGAGCATCCTTCCGTGGTGCGGGTGGCCGAAGAGCTGGCCAGTTCCGGTCGTCCGGTGGTGTGGCTGCCGGTCTCGCGTCTGGGCCAAATCGAAGTCGACGCCGTCGGGGAGCTTTGCGGGGCGCTGCCCGCGGGCTCGTGGCTCGCGGCGATGTACGTCAATCACGAAACCGGTGTGGTGCAGCCGCTGGAGGCGCTGGGCGCCGCCGCCCATGCCCTTGGGCTCAAGCTGCACAGCGACGCCGTGCAGGCCTTGGGCAAGCTCGACCTTGGACCCCTGATCCATGCGGATTCAATCAGCGTGGCGGCGCACAAGCTGCGGGGCCCTAAGGGCGTTGGGGCGCTCTGCCTGCGAGCGAACGTCGAAGGGGTCGTGCCGGTGCCGCGTCCGGTGCTGCGGGGCGGCTCCCAGGAGCGCGGTTTCCGCCCCGGCACTCAGGATGCCGTCGCGATTGCAGGCTTCGGTGCGGCGCTCGAGCGCTTAGCGAAGCACCGCGCAGGTTTGGAGGGGGTGAGGGTGCTCCGGGATCGCCTCGAGCAGGCGCTCGCGGGCCGCTCGGAGGTGAGCGGCGAGGGGGCGCCGCGCGCCCCACACGTCAGCAACCTGAGGTTCGCCGGCTGGCGCGGCGACGAGCTGGTCGCAGCGCTGGACCTCGAAGGGATCTGCGCCTCTGCGGGCAGCGCGTGCAGTGCGGGGACCCTCGAACCGAGCCCAGTACTCGCCGCGATGCTGGATCCTGACGCGGCACTGCGCGGCGTGCGCTTCAGCTTGGGCGAGGACACGCGGGCCGAGGACGTAGCGCGGGTGATCGGCGTGCTCAGTCGCTTGGTTCCGAGCGACTGACTCACGCCTGTTCAGTTCAAGCGCTACTTGAAGGTTTGCCGCGAAGATCAGAGCTGACGCGAAGGGCGGATGCGTAAGTCCGCGAAAGCAGATCACTATCTCGAAGCATCAGGCGCGTGGTCGGCAATTCCATTGAATGGAATCGGTCTTGGCGCTTCTGCGCGGCTGTTCAGCGCTTGGGTGCACCACACCCTCAGTCCGCGGGCGCCGCAGAGTTCCGAGCCAGCGAGGCCTGGAACAAGGCGATCCCCGCGGCAACGGAGACGTTGAGCGAGTCGATGTGATGGGGTCTCAGCAGCTTGGCGGTTTGAGTACAGGCGCGACGCACCTGCTTACCCAGGCCTTCGTGCTCCGCCCCAAGGACGAGGACTATCTTCGGTCCGAGGGGCAGTTCCCGCAAAGTTTTTGGGGCGTTGGCGTCGAGGCCGACGACCTCGAAGTCGGCGGCCGCGGCTTGCTGAAGGGCGGTGCTCAGGGAAGGCACGCGCACCAGTTGAGCGTGTTCGATCGCGCCCGCAGACGCGCGGAAGGTTGCCGGGGTGAGCGGTGCCGAGGAACTCTCGGGCCAGAGGATTGGCGCCTCGGCGATCGCCACGGCGCTACGAATGATCGCGCCGAAGTTCTGCGGATCCTGGATGCCGTCGAGGGCGAGGATCAGCTGTTCGGGTGGTGTCAGGACCTGCTCCAGGGAGATCAACTGGAGCTCTGGTGCGAAGCACGCCACGCCCTGGTGGCTCGCGCCGCGCGCCAAGCGGTCGAGATCACCACGACGCACCCGATCCACTTGGATCACGCCCTGGTCGCTCGCGTAGCGGGCGAGCGCCTCCAGGCGCGGGAGCTTGCGGTTGTCGACCATCACCCGAGACAGGCTCTTGCCGTACACGCGGATGGCCTCGCGAACTGGCTGCAGACCCACGACGAGACGTTCGTCGAGACCTGGCGCTGGTTCGGACTTCATTGTGGCTCGCCGCCGAGGGCTTCGGCGACCTCCGTGGCGAGGGCCAGCGCCGCGCTCTGGGGATCTGCGGCGTCGCGCACGGGGCGACCAACGACCAGCAAGCTGGAGCCGTTTTGAATTGCCTCAGTGGGGGTTCCCACGCGCTTCTGATCGCCGACGTCGCTACCCGCGGGGCGGATCCCCGGGGTGACCAGCACCGGCCGCGGCCCGAGTTCACTGCGCAGCTTTGCCACTTCCGCGGGGGAACAAACCAGCCCCCCGACGCCGCACTCGACGGCTAGCTTTCCAAGACGCTCAGCTTGTTCCCCTGGGCTCGCCGAGACCCCCACGCGCTCGAGGTCGCTTTGATCCAAGCTCGTCAGGACGGTCACCGCGAGTAGGCAGAGGCCGCTGTTTTCCTTCGTGGCGCGACTCGCAGCGGCCTCGAGCATGCGCGGCCCGCCCGCCGCGTGCAGCGTCAGGTAGCGCGCTCCGAGGGCGCAGGCGCTCGCTACCGCGCGCTCGACGGTTGCGGGGATGTCGTGGAGCTTGAGGTCGAGGAAAACGTCCATGCCAAGCTCTGCGCCGAGGGTCACGGCGGCAGGGCCCTCAGCGACGAACAGCTCCAGGCCAACCTTGAGCACTCCCATGGAGTCTTTGATGCGCTGGGCGCCGCTGCGGGCTTCT
Encoded proteins:
- the pyrF gene encoding orotidine-5'-phosphate decarboxylase, which codes for MTLEASKLASARKRLAFPLDYPTLAEARSGAQRIKDSMGVLKVGLELFVAEGPAAVTLGAELGMDVFLDLKLHDIPATVERAVASACALGARYLTLHAAGGPRMLEAAASRATKENSGLCLLAVTVLTSLDQSDLERVGVSASPGEQAERLGKLAVECGVGGLVCSPAEVAKLRSELGPRPVLVTPGIRPAGSDVGDQKRVGTPTEAIQNGSSLLVVGRPVRDAADPQSAALALATEVAEALGGEPQ
- a CDS encoding peptidyl-prolyl cis-trans isomerase → MPPRTTRQPFEPVQAGAPHPRSCDSGNTRARNRGASASTVSSPTARSRAPLVALWSGRSSANPTLARDPGLRALLVFATLRATAIALCQRAMNKSLLLCLVLCAGCSNLTAPQIDSNDRPSPQTVKAAAPAPTPAPKPAEPQPLAAPAEERITASHILIAYKGAQRANPTVTRTKEQAKAEAEKLAKEASKPGADFAELAKKNSDGPSAPRGGSLGDFSKGQMVKPFADAAFALKPGEVTKAPVETGFGFHVIKRDK
- a CDS encoding RNA methyltransferase, with product MKSEPAPGLDERLVVGLQPVREAIRVYGKSLSRVMVDNRKLPRLEALARYASDQGVIQVDRVRRGDLDRLARGASHQGVACFAPELQLISLEQVLTPPEQLILALDGIQDPQNFGAIIRSAVAIAEAPILWPESSSAPLTPATFRASAGAIEHAQLVRVPSLSTALQQAAAADFEVVGLDANAPKTLRELPLGPKIVLVLGAEHEGLGKQVRRACTQTAKLLRPHHIDSLNVSVAAGIALFQASLARNSAAPAD
- the lnt gene encoding apolipoprotein N-acyltransferase, with amino-acid sequence MSDERDSSPDLTEDAPSEAAPTAEAPPVEEEAAASSEPAPQTAPADDATPPKQAKGISAKKRKKRKTDSTPEQGEAASEAHTASETQAKPPPATLGPALPAKVAYPLAILSGFLYFLAFPGIDLWPLAFVGLAPLIIAMRNQPTRRAMGLGWMAGFTMTMTGFYWLIDMLKTFSGFGTPLCLLFMSILCGYQGGRIGFMGWLYGRATHRGWPAGPVFCLAFAASELTFPLLFPWYYAATVHQVPALLQLAELGGPILVGLMLVAPNWALSELVFAKLDQRQVNWRLVGVLVALPLVSAGYGALRISQVDAAVAAAPKAKVGVVQANMSLIAKREDKEGGLRRHVRLSQELIRKEGPLDLVVWPETAVARAMDERNAATYYERNVLPQIGAPAVFGAILVRRVDDARGYVLFNSAMVSDPATGRKVVGRFNKHYLLAFGEYLPFGETFPKLYEMSPHSGRFTPGTEAKPVPFGEHQLAVFICYEDIIPSFVNSIMKSGDAQLLVNITNDAWFGDTTEPWIHLALSKLRAIEQRRFFVRSTNSGVSAIVDPVGRVVAHTETFKQQTAAAQIAWLDGGTVFRVLGELPWWLATLVMAALVFVRRKSAAKPAA
- a CDS encoding hybrid sensor histidine kinase/response regulator codes for the protein MRKILHIEDDPANRLLVRKLLKPAGFEVVEAEDGMEGLRKAREEHPDLILVDIAIPGMDGYEVTLRLRAEEALKQVPIVAITAEGNRDTSLAVGANGFLQKPIDARSFADTIAGFLGGHREHNTPEVSGEHLRKESQRIVAHLEEKVAELSQANLRMVELDRARKEFYRNISHELATPMTPIVGYVRMLRDHELGPLTNTQEKALRTIDECVARLRGLIDNLLDVTGIETGRLRFMHRDYDMSDLVRRVASRAQHALRERHLELHHELPRGRMPGWGDAERLSRAFGQLLDNAIKFTPEGGRIGVRVQRIDGDYEICVADTGPGVPPSAVARLFDPFYQVDGSPTRAFGGTGVGLAIVRGIARGHGGDVRVESPAQLSLGGADFNGSAFYLRVPERAPLLADESHSVSAAAQAE
- a CDS encoding response regulator, whose protein sequence is MLGTGARKRRILIVDDDPDIARLLGRALMGEFDIDVALNAGAALAMAAKNPPDLAMLDVMMPGIDGFGLAERLRLLPGLARLPLMFLTAKGDAQDQIRGIQVGAKHYITKPFKLADVVAKVKKALK
- a CDS encoding cysteine desulfurase, whose product is MTRTQQIYLDWNATTPPAQSVLAAMDAARSHAWANPSSVHGAGRAARRLIEDTRERLAGLLELQARDVVFTGGGTEANNLALAHAPGLALSRLEHPSVVRVAEELASSGRPVVWLPVSRLGQIEVDAVGELCGALPAGSWLAAMYVNHETGVVQPLEALGAAAHALGLKLHSDAVQALGKLDLGPLIHADSISVAAHKLRGPKGVGALCLRANVEGVVPVPRPVLRGGSQERGFRPGTQDAVAIAGFGAALERLAKHRAGLEGVRVLRDRLEQALAGRSEVSGEGAPRAPHVSNLRFAGWRGDELVAALDLEGICASAGSACSAGTLEPSPVLAAMLDPDAALRGVRFSLGEDTRAEDVARVIGVLSRLVPSD